Proteins from a genomic interval of Kitasatospora kifunensis:
- a CDS encoding C40 family peptidase, protein MASHRRPKQPSRARISVFTAAAATAVAISSQTGAWADPKPSIQDVKAQIDDLNNQQEAAAEKYDGAKERGDQLRQQASQLQDEVARTQDQLTQLQSGLAGVAGEQYRSGGIDPTVQLMLNSNPQNYLDQASSMQVATSTEADVLKSLQSEQRNLDQEKKEAADTLAQLDGATQQLNQAKADVQSKLAAAQKLLNSLSAADRASLAAADRASRSSARTDLGSLDLPAAAGYAGQAVQEALSRLGDSYVWGATGSTTFDCSGLMQWAYGQAGVSLPRTSQEQATVGTGVPSLSQAQPGDLVIFGSDRHHVGMYIGNGKMVHAPHTGDVVRIADVNTMGQSYIIRRV, encoded by the coding sequence TTGGCGTCCCATCGCCGTCCCAAGCAGCCGAGCCGTGCGCGGATCTCCGTGTTCACCGCCGCTGCGGCGACCGCGGTCGCGATCTCTTCGCAGACCGGTGCCTGGGCTGATCCCAAGCCGTCCATCCAGGACGTCAAGGCGCAGATCGATGACCTGAACAACCAGCAGGAAGCCGCGGCCGAGAAGTACGACGGCGCCAAGGAGCGCGGTGACCAGCTGCGCCAGCAGGCCTCCCAGCTGCAGGACGAGGTGGCCCGCACCCAGGACCAGCTGACCCAGCTGCAGTCCGGGCTCGCCGGGGTGGCCGGCGAGCAGTACCGCAGCGGTGGGATCGATCCCACCGTGCAGCTGATGCTCAACTCGAACCCGCAGAACTACCTGGACCAGGCCTCCAGCATGCAGGTGGCGACCAGCACCGAGGCGGACGTGCTCAAGTCGCTCCAGAGCGAGCAGCGCAACCTGGACCAGGAGAAGAAGGAAGCCGCCGACACGCTGGCCCAGCTGGACGGCGCCACCCAGCAGTTGAACCAGGCCAAGGCGGACGTGCAGAGCAAGCTGGCCGCCGCGCAGAAGCTGCTCAACTCGCTGAGCGCTGCGGACCGGGCCTCGCTGGCGGCCGCCGACCGGGCCTCGCGCAGCAGCGCGCGCACCGATCTCGGCTCGCTCGACCTCCCGGCGGCCGCCGGCTACGCGGGCCAGGCCGTGCAGGAGGCGCTCAGCCGGCTCGGCGACTCCTACGTCTGGGGCGCCACCGGCTCCACCACCTTCGACTGCTCGGGTCTGATGCAGTGGGCCTACGGGCAGGCCGGCGTCTCGCTGCCGCGTACCTCGCAGGAGCAGGCCACGGTGGGCACCGGGGTGCCGAGCCTGTCCCAGGCGCAGCCGGGCGACCTGGTCATCTTCGGCAGCGACCGGCACCACGTGGGCATGTACATCGGCAACGGCAAGATGGTGCACGCGCCGCACACCGGTGACGTGGTGCGGATCGCCGACGTCAACACGATGGGCCAGTCCTACATCATCCGCCGGGTCTGA